Proteins encoded within one genomic window of Bradyrhizobium sp. CB1717:
- a CDS encoding alpha/beta hydrolase domain-containing protein — MRRIISGLIAITCLWPAASPAEIVRFDILERVPAFAGRSFGTVGTYERITARATFALNPSDDRNAVITDLALAPRGADGKVEASADVVILRPSDASHGNSTLLLEVPNRGRKLAPQLFDDSAQPGANIADKAEDAGIGFLHRQGFTMVWVGWQGEIPSKPGQLALAAPVIKDVTGPAREEVIFNNATNPARAALTWPAADAANLNVTVRAAWADPRQTPSGLSAKLVDPSTVEITRPDGFDAGALYEITYTARDPVPLGMGFAAVRDVVSFLRHDETQANPLLNGLHASVSRAVGFGVSQSGRFLRDFLYLGFNEDLQGRTVFDGLMPHVAGTRRMATNVRFGQPGRNPRHPQDPAWQADLFPFTYASLSDPYSGKTDGLLRRCSLSATCPKIMQTDSEHEWWASHASLLVTDLAGNHLDLPDNVRAYMISGTPHFAEAAEVMRKGLPAMSLPQNPMHAGMPMRALLTDLHAWISDGIKPPASRVPMRAHGTLVPAQGAVPTDIPGLPYAGIHTLAAFSDQSVLPPKEIGRYPVFVPKADNDGMAISGIRQLALAVPRATYTAWNPRAQGFGPTALYPLQGAVVPFAPTEAARKEVHDPRLSIAERYADDGAYVAAVKREAARQVAERLLLAEDAERAVEAAKQGKLGKLGQ; from the coding sequence ATGCGCAGGATCATCTCGGGTCTCATCGCGATCACCTGCCTGTGGCCCGCGGCCTCGCCGGCCGAAATCGTCCGCTTCGATATCCTGGAACGCGTGCCCGCCTTTGCCGGACGCAGCTTCGGCACTGTCGGCACCTATGAGCGCATCACCGCGCGCGCGACCTTCGCGCTCAACCCGTCCGACGACCGCAACGCCGTCATCACCGACCTCGCGCTCGCACCGCGTGGCGCCGACGGCAAGGTCGAAGCCAGTGCCGACGTCGTGATCCTCAGGCCCAGCGATGCCAGTCACGGCAACAGCACGCTGCTGCTGGAAGTCCCCAATCGCGGCCGCAAGCTGGCGCCGCAGCTGTTCGACGATTCCGCCCAGCCCGGCGCCAACATTGCGGACAAGGCCGAGGACGCCGGCATCGGCTTCCTGCACCGCCAGGGTTTCACGATGGTCTGGGTGGGTTGGCAGGGCGAGATTCCGTCGAAGCCGGGGCAGCTCGCGCTCGCCGCGCCGGTGATCAAGGACGTCACCGGCCCGGCGCGCGAAGAGGTGATCTTCAACAACGCGACCAATCCCGCGCGCGCGGCGCTGACATGGCCCGCCGCCGACGCCGCCAACCTCAACGTCACCGTGCGCGCGGCCTGGGCCGATCCGCGGCAGACGCCGTCAGGTCTCTCGGCAAAGCTGGTCGATCCCAGCACAGTGGAGATCACCCGGCCCGACGGTTTCGATGCCGGCGCGCTCTACGAGATCACCTACACCGCGCGCGATCCGGTGCCGCTCGGCATGGGCTTTGCGGCCGTGCGCGATGTCGTCAGCTTCCTCCGCCACGACGAGACGCAAGCGAACCCACTGCTGAACGGCCTGCATGCGTCCGTCAGTCGCGCTGTTGGCTTCGGCGTCTCGCAGTCCGGCCGTTTCCTGCGCGACTTCCTCTATCTCGGCTTCAACGAGGATCTCCAGGGCCGCACCGTGTTCGACGGATTGATGCCGCATGTCGCAGGCACGCGGCGGATGGCGACCAATGTCCGCTTCGGCCAGCCCGGCCGCAACCCGCGCCATCCGCAGGATCCGGCGTGGCAGGCTGATCTGTTCCCGTTCACCTATGCAAGCCTAAGCGATCCCTATTCCGGCAAGACCGACGGCCTGTTGCGGCGCTGTTCGCTTTCGGCCACCTGCCCCAAGATCATGCAGACCGACAGCGAGCACGAATGGTGGGCCTCGCACGCCTCGCTGCTGGTCACCGATCTCGCCGGCAACCATCTCGACCTGCCCGACAACGTCCGTGCCTACATGATATCGGGCACGCCGCATTTCGCCGAAGCCGCGGAGGTCATGCGCAAGGGCTTGCCGGCGATGTCGCTGCCGCAGAACCCGATGCATGCGGGCATGCCGATGCGCGCGCTGCTCACCGACCTCCATGCCTGGATCAGCGACGGCATCAAGCCGCCCGCAAGCCGCGTTCCCATGCGTGCCCACGGCACGCTGGTGCCGGCGCAAGGCGCGGTGCCGACCGACATCCCCGGCCTGCCCTATGCCGGCATCCACACGCTCGCCGCCTTCTCCGACCAGAGCGTGCTGCCGCCCAAGGAGATCGGCCGCTATCCGGTATTCGTGCCGAAGGCGGACAATGACGGCATGGCCATATCGGGCATCCGCCAGCTCGCACTCGCCGTGCCGCGCGCGACCTACACCGCCTGGAATCCGCGCGCGCAAGGGTTTGGCCCGACCGCGCTCTATCCGCTGCAGGGCGCGGTGGTGCCGTTCGCACCGACCGAGGCCGCGCGGAAGGAAGTGCACGATCCCCGGCTGTCGATTGCGGAGCGCTATGCCGATGACGGGGCGTATGTCGCCGCAGTGAAACGTGAGGCCGCGCGGCAGGTGGCGGAGCGCTTGCTGCTGGCGGAGGATGCGGAGCGCGCGGTCGAGGCCGCGAAGCAAGGGAAGTTAGGGAAGCTCGGGCAGTGA
- a CDS encoding twin-arginine translocation signal domain-containing protein, whose product MERRNFLKLAFGVTAGAAALAATAQAAPLSPQPVGAPGRMPQPDADLHPAVTTGDEIAQLKPEQVHWHGRHWGWRRRHWGWRRRRWHRRHW is encoded by the coding sequence ATGGAGCGCCGGAACTTTTTGAAACTTGCATTTGGTGTGACGGCGGGCGCCGCCGCCCTCGCCGCGACCGCCCAGGCCGCGCCGTTGTCACCGCAGCCGGTCGGCGCCCCGGGCCGCATGCCGCAGCCCGATGCCGATCTGCATCCGGCCGTCACCACCGGCGATGAGATCGCGCAGCTCAAGCCCGAGCAGGTGCATTGGCATGGGCGCCACTGGGGTTGGCGCCGCCGCCACTGGGGCTGGCGTCGCCGGCGCTGGCATCGTCGCCACTGGTAA
- a CDS encoding alpha/beta hydrolase: MNRFLPAALAAALFTIPLASHADTAPREPYGIALEGFAYPYPVHLLPIVNDGEQLSMAYMDVAAERPNGRTVVLLHGRNFPSSYWAPVIKMLSEAGYRVVVPDQIGFGKSSKPAGELHFDNLARNTIALLDHLEINKAEIVAHSLGGMLGVRIARAYPDRVAHLVLTAPIGLEDYRLYVPPTPTEKIIETEDKLTADGYRKQLQTNYAIKLPGEAITPFIDARFNIKGSPDYPRWLRAFVSSGQMIYREPVAHEIPLIALPTLFIMGADDHNAPGRPLAPEALRAKMGQNAELAKQLAAKMPNARAEVIPDTGHLVFLESPEKYRELVLGFLSR; this comes from the coding sequence ATGAACCGCTTCCTCCCGGCCGCACTCGCTGCTGCCCTCTTCACTATCCCGCTCGCATCCCATGCCGACACCGCCCCGCGCGAGCCCTACGGCATTGCGCTCGAGGGCTTTGCCTATCCCTATCCCGTGCATCTGCTTCCCATCGTCAATGACGGCGAGCAGCTCAGCATGGCCTATATGGACGTCGCCGCCGAGCGGCCGAACGGCCGCACCGTGGTGCTGCTGCACGGGCGCAATTTCCCGTCGAGCTATTGGGCGCCTGTCATCAAGATGTTGAGCGAGGCCGGTTATCGCGTCGTGGTGCCGGACCAGATCGGCTTCGGCAAGTCCTCCAAGCCGGCGGGCGAGCTGCATTTCGACAATCTGGCACGCAACACCATCGCGCTGCTCGACCACTTAGAGATCAACAAGGCCGAGATCGTCGCGCATTCGCTCGGCGGCATGCTGGGGGTGCGCATCGCCCGCGCCTACCCTGATCGTGTCGCCCATCTCGTGCTGACCGCCCCGATCGGGCTCGAGGACTACCGGCTCTACGTGCCGCCGACTCCAACCGAGAAGATCATCGAGACCGAGGACAAGCTCACCGCCGACGGCTATCGCAAGCAGCTCCAGACCAACTACGCGATCAAGCTGCCGGGCGAGGCGATCACGCCGTTCATCGATGCCCGCTTCAACATCAAGGGCAGCCCCGATTATCCGCGCTGGCTGCGCGCCTTCGTTTCTTCCGGCCAGATGATCTATCGTGAGCCGGTCGCGCACGAGATCCCGCTGATCGCGCTGCCGACGCTGTTCATCATGGGCGCAGACGACCACAACGCGCCAGGCCGGCCGCTCGCGCCGGAGGCGCTGCGCGCAAAAATGGGGCAGAACGCAGAGCTTGCGAAGCAGCTCGCCGCCAAGATGCCGAACGCGCGGGCCGAGGTGATCCCCGACACCGGGCATCTCGTCTTCCTGGAGTCGCCGGAGAAGTATCGCGAGCTGGTGCTGGGCTTTCTCAGCCGCTAG
- a CDS encoding winged helix-turn-helix domain-containing protein, with the protein MKSGPDIAMVAALVGDPARANMLTALMNGRALTASELAQEAGITPQTASSHLAKLEAGGLVEPEKQGRHRYYRLTDDDVAGVLEGLAGLAARTGHMRVRTGPKDPALRRARICYDHLAGDLGVQMLDTMRERHLVKQKKQDIELTAEGERFLARHLQISPDMLSHPRRPVCKACLDWSERRHHLAGTLGAAMMQRFAELKWAARDPTPGSRVVNFTRTGEKQFAALFGNGKD; encoded by the coding sequence ATGAAATCAGGACCCGACATCGCCATGGTCGCCGCGCTGGTCGGCGACCCCGCCCGCGCCAACATGCTCACGGCGCTGATGAACGGCCGCGCACTGACCGCGAGCGAGCTGGCGCAGGAGGCCGGCATCACGCCGCAGACCGCGAGCTCGCATCTGGCCAAGCTCGAGGCCGGCGGGCTGGTGGAGCCGGAGAAGCAGGGACGCCACCGCTACTACCGCCTCACCGACGATGACGTCGCCGGCGTGCTCGAGGGGCTTGCGGGCCTTGCCGCGCGCACCGGCCACATGCGCGTGCGAACCGGACCGAAGGATCCGGCGCTGCGGCGCGCGCGGATCTGCTACGACCATCTCGCCGGCGATCTCGGCGTGCAGATGCTCGACACCATGCGCGAGCGGCATCTGGTGAAGCAGAAGAAGCAGGACATCGAGCTGACGGCCGAGGGCGAGCGCTTTCTCGCCAGGCACTTGCAGATCTCGCCCGACATGCTCAGCCACCCGCGCCGCCCGGTCTGCAAGGCGTGCCTCGACTGGAGCGAGCGGCGTCACCATCTCGCCGGCACGTTAGGGGCCGCCATGATGCAGCGCTTTGCCGAGCTGAAATGGGCCGCGCGCGATCCCACGCCCGGCAGCCGCGTCGTCAATTTCACCCGCACCGGCGAGAAGCAGTTTGCCGCGCTGTTCGGCAATGGGAAGGACTGA
- a CDS encoding NIPSNAP family protein: MSVTVFIRYQLDPFKRAQFEEYSKRWLTIIPKCGGDLIGYFMPHEGTNNIAFALITFESLAAYEAYRARLRQDAEGMANFHFAEEHKFILAEERTFLRKVVL, translated from the coding sequence ATGTCCGTCACCGTCTTCATCCGCTACCAGCTCGATCCGTTCAAGCGCGCGCAGTTCGAGGAATATTCAAAACGCTGGCTCACCATCATCCCGAAATGCGGCGGCGATCTGATCGGCTATTTCATGCCGCATGAGGGCACCAACAACATCGCGTTTGCGCTGATCACCTTCGAGAGCCTTGCCGCCTATGAGGCCTATCGCGCCCGGCTGCGCCAGGATGCGGAGGGCATGGCGAACTTCCATTTCGCCGAGGAGCACAAATTCATCCTCGCCGAAGAGCGCACCTTCCTGCGCAAGGTGGTATTGTAG
- a CDS encoding antibiotic biosynthesis monooxygenase, whose amino-acid sequence MIAVIFEVWPKPEHRQTYFDLAADLKPLLQTIDGFISVERFESLTEKGKILSLSFWRDEAAVRAWRNTMEHRRTQAKGRAQIFADYHLRIASVIRDYGMNDREEAPKDSRAVHDAH is encoded by the coding sequence ATGATCGCCGTGATCTTCGAGGTCTGGCCCAAGCCGGAACACCGCCAGACCTATTTCGACCTCGCAGCCGATCTGAAGCCGCTCCTGCAAACCATCGACGGCTTCATCTCGGTCGAGCGCTTCGAGAGCCTGACCGAGAAGGGCAAGATCCTGTCGCTGTCGTTCTGGCGGGACGAGGCGGCCGTGCGGGCCTGGCGCAACACGATGGAGCACCGCCGCACCCAGGCCAAAGGCAGGGCGCAGATCTTCGCCGATTATCACCTGCGCATCGCCAGCGTCATCAGGGACTACGGCATGAACGATCGCGAGGAAGCGCCGAAGGACAGCCGCGCGGTGCACGACGCGCACTAG
- a CDS encoding isocitrate lyase/phosphoenolpyruvate mutase family protein: MHVTTADKRATFKKMHESGCFILPNPVDVGSAKALQHLGFKAIASSSAGFAWTIGKADYHVTVEDVCQHLAALSSAVDIPVNADFEGGFAVEPDKVADNVERGVRTGVAGLSIEDSTGDKDKPLYDRALAVERIRASRKAIGDSGTLLVGRCEAYLWGVTDLKLVIDRLTAYADAGADCLYAPGLKTREDIAAVVKAVAPKPFNLLIGGSGLSLKEAEDLGVRRISVGGSLARAAWGGFMRAAKEMAEKGTFAELGSGYPGGELNKMFS, encoded by the coding sequence ATGCATGTGACGACCGCTGACAAGCGCGCGACGTTCAAGAAGATGCACGAGAGCGGCTGCTTCATCCTGCCCAATCCGGTCGATGTCGGCAGCGCCAAGGCGTTGCAACATCTCGGTTTCAAGGCGATCGCGTCATCGAGCGCGGGTTTTGCCTGGACCATCGGCAAGGCCGACTACCACGTCACCGTCGAGGACGTCTGTCAGCATCTGGCAGCATTGAGCTCGGCGGTCGACATCCCCGTGAACGCGGATTTCGAGGGCGGCTTTGCCGTCGAGCCGGACAAGGTCGCCGACAATGTCGAGCGCGGTGTGCGCACCGGCGTCGCCGGTCTGTCGATCGAGGATTCCACCGGCGACAAGGACAAGCCGCTCTACGACCGCGCGCTGGCGGTCGAGCGCATCAGGGCCTCGCGCAAGGCGATCGGCGATAGCGGCACGCTGCTGGTCGGCCGCTGCGAGGCGTATCTCTGGGGCGTCACCGATCTCAAGCTCGTCATCGACCGGCTCACCGCCTATGCGGATGCCGGCGCCGACTGCCTCTACGCGCCGGGCCTCAAGACCCGCGAGGACATCGCCGCGGTGGTGAAGGCTGTCGCACCGAAGCCGTTCAACCTTCTGATCGGCGGCTCCGGCCTGTCGTTGAAGGAAGCCGAAGATCTCGGCGTGCGCCGCATCAGCGTCGGCGGCTCGCTCGCCCGCGCCGCCTGGGGCGGCTTCATGCGCGCCGCGAAGGAGATGGCGGAGAAGGGGACCTTTGCCGAGCTTGGCAGCGGCTATCCCGGCGGCGAGCTCAACAAGATGTTTAGCTAG
- a CDS encoding trimeric intracellular cation channel family protein — translation MWSLPPTDTVLHFLSLVAVAAQGMTAALAAGRRSMDWLGVCFLGCITALGGGTLRDLFLGHYPLAWVQNPVYLALAGGAAFITILIARLVHRLKVAFIVLDAIGLVVFTMTGCDVAWQMDATLPIVIVSGMVTGCAGGVLRDVLCNDVPLLFRSELYASVSVVTGLFYATAFGLKLNAELWTILTFVLGISFRLLAVRYKWEMPKFVFTEDEER, via the coding sequence ATGTGGAGCCTGCCACCAACCGATACCGTGCTGCATTTCCTGTCGCTGGTCGCGGTGGCCGCGCAGGGCATGACGGCCGCACTCGCAGCCGGACGTCGCAGCATGGATTGGCTGGGCGTCTGCTTCCTCGGCTGCATCACCGCGCTCGGCGGCGGCACGCTGCGCGATTTGTTCCTCGGACATTATCCGCTGGCCTGGGTGCAGAACCCCGTCTATCTCGCGCTGGCCGGCGGCGCCGCCTTCATCACCATCCTGATCGCGCGTCTCGTGCACCGGCTGAAGGTCGCCTTCATCGTGCTCGATGCCATCGGTCTCGTCGTCTTCACCATGACCGGCTGCGACGTCGCCTGGCAGATGGATGCGACGCTGCCCATCGTCATCGTCTCCGGCATGGTGACGGGCTGTGCCGGCGGCGTCCTCCGCGACGTGCTCTGTAACGACGTGCCGCTGCTGTTCCGCTCCGAGCTCTATGCCAGCGTCTCGGTGGTGACGGGGCTGTTCTACGCTACCGCCTTCGGCCTCAAGCTCAACGCGGAGCTCTGGACCATCTTGACCTTCGTCCTCGGCATCAGCTTCCGCCTGCTCGCGGTGCGCTACAAATGGGAGATGCCGAAATTCGTGTTCACGGAGGATGAGGAGCGGTAG
- a CDS encoding c-type cytochrome — MRTILAGLALAGLALCSAVGGAARAAEPSPELIAYGKTLVEAGDCAGCHTADPAKPFAGGKRIDTPFGAVYAPNLTPDRDTGIGAWTDPDFTRALRYGIAPDGSNYYPAFPYSYFTKMTKDDTLAIRAYLGTLAPVASRNKPPELRWPFGYRGLMRIWNAVYFKPGLFEPDQNQSAAWNRGGYLVTGLGHCGACHTPKNYFGADKQAQALSGNEVGGWYAPRLDGAARTGLKSWSEADIAEYLQSGRNAKSHADGPMAEVVVNSTAKMSDADVRAIALYLKSLAPARRETIVTPPDDAEMKAGQAVYAKLCIACHEADGSGAPRIYPPLPGNALLQSVNPSSTLRIILDGAYTVTTPRAPNTGEMPAYAKTLSDGEIAAVTNYIRNSWGNAGPLVTPSQVAKARKEEP, encoded by the coding sequence ATGCGGACGATTCTGGCTGGCTTGGCTCTTGCGGGGTTGGCGTTGTGCAGTGCGGTTGGAGGCGCGGCCCGTGCCGCCGAACCGTCGCCGGAGCTGATCGCCTATGGCAAGACGCTGGTCGAGGCCGGCGACTGCGCGGGCTGTCACACCGCCGATCCGGCAAAGCCCTTCGCGGGCGGCAAGCGCATCGACACACCCTTCGGTGCGGTCTATGCGCCGAACCTGACGCCCGACCGCGACACCGGGATCGGCGCATGGACGGATCCCGATTTCACCCGCGCCCTGCGCTACGGCATCGCGCCTGATGGATCGAACTATTATCCGGCCTTCCCCTACTCCTACTTCACGAAGATGACGAAGGACGACACGCTGGCGATCCGCGCCTATCTCGGCACGCTCGCACCCGTGGCGAGCCGCAACAAGCCGCCGGAGCTGCGCTGGCCGTTCGGCTACCGCGGCCTGATGCGGATCTGGAACGCCGTCTATTTCAAGCCCGGCCTGTTCGAGCCGGATCAGAACCAGAGTGCGGCGTGGAACAGAGGCGGCTATCTCGTCACCGGTCTTGGCCATTGCGGCGCCTGCCACACGCCGAAGAACTATTTTGGCGCCGACAAGCAGGCCCAGGCGCTGTCGGGCAACGAGGTCGGGGGCTGGTACGCGCCGAGGCTCGATGGCGCCGCGCGCACCGGGCTGAAATCCTGGAGCGAGGCTGATATCGCGGAGTATCTGCAAAGCGGACGCAACGCGAAGAGTCATGCCGACGGTCCGATGGCCGAGGTGGTCGTCAATTCCACGGCGAAGATGAGCGATGCCGATGTCCGCGCGATCGCGCTGTATCTGAAAAGCCTGGCACCGGCACGGCGCGAGACGATCGTGACGCCGCCCGACGATGCCGAGATGAAGGCCGGCCAGGCGGTCTACGCCAAGCTCTGCATCGCCTGCCACGAGGCCGACGGCTCAGGCGCGCCGCGGATCTATCCGCCGCTGCCGGGCAATGCGCTGCTGCAATCGGTCAATCCATCCTCGACCCTGCGCATCATCCTCGACGGCGCCTATACCGTGACGACGCCGCGCGCGCCGAACACCGGCGAGATGCCGGCCTATGCCAAGACATTGTCCGACGGCGAGATCGCCGCGGTGACGAACTACATCCGCAACTCCTGGGGTAATGCCGGCCCGCTGGTGACGCCGTCGCAGGTGGCAAAGGCGCGGAAGGAGGAGCCGTAG